In the Balaenoptera musculus isolate JJ_BM4_2016_0621 chromosome 20, mBalMus1.pri.v3, whole genome shotgun sequence genome, CTCCCGGCTCGGGGTGTTGGTCAGGTAGATGCTCAGCAGCAGTTTTCGGAAGTCTCTATTGTACTGGAGCCTGAGAGGGGAGGAGCCCCGGGCTGAGCCCAAAGCCCCGCCTCCGGGCCCGCCCCAGACCTGTTAGGCCCCGCCCCCCAGAATAAAGCCCCTTTTCTGGCCAGGGAAGGCCAGTCTTATCAGCTCCCACCTCGCTAATTAAGGTCCCTCCTCTCCGGCTCGCCTCTCTCTGAGACCCCTCCCCTCAAATCTTACCAGttctctcccctcttccagaCCAATAGGGCCCCGCCCCTCAATTCCCCAAGGCCTGTGAAGTCCGCCCCACCCTTGGCCAATCCCCGCGGTCCAGAGCGCACCTGCTCAGCCGCTGCCCCAGCTCAGACACGAAGGCCGCCCGCATCTGCAAGTTGCTGTCGCACTTGTTGTCCGGCCCGCACTCCTTCTGGAACTGGACCTGGGGGTGGTCGGAGGCGTGGAGGGACCACCACCCACAGCGCCCTCTCGCCCCATAGCTCTCCGGGCCCCTGTCCTTCGGCCCCACCCACCTCCGTGTGGTTCTCCAGAGCCTGTGCCTGGTTGAGGACCGGGTAGGCGTCCAGGGACCGAAGCCCCAGTCGGGGGCGCTCAGGCATCCGCAAAGGTAAAGAGTAGTTCATGGAGATGATGATGGGTCGGAGTTTGTCACGGACGTTGTCCTGGGAAAGGAAGGTGAGCTGAACCCAGCTCTGCACTGCCCTCCAAACCAAGTTGAATCCTCACACCATCCTAAACCCCTAGGGAGGAGCTGAAGGCCCCCACCCCGCCTCAACCCTGAAAACCCCCTCTAAGGCTGAACCCCCCTCCCGTCTGATCACCAAATTGACCCCACTGGTACCACCTTGACCCACAAGTGAGAAGGTGGGGCTCCTCCTCTCCAGGGATCCCTCTTGGGGGAGAGTTGAGCTTCCCTTCATCCCTGGGGTTCCCAGGTTGAGTTCTCCCTTCTCACCCTGATGTCCCAGAGAGAGCCTGAGCCTGCCCCTACTAACGGATGCCTTTTCCCCAGAGGTGAGCTGAGGCAAGAATTTCACACCCTCACCGTGGCCCCCATCCGCACTCCGAgggtctctctctcccctctaccATGGGCTGGGTGCTGTGCACTGTACCCTCTACTTACCTATGGCCTTCCAGGCCGACCTGCCACCTCTGTCTCTGGGGAGACCTCACTCCCTCACCCTTGACCTTGGGGACTCTGGCTACCTCTTCCTGGGACcatggagcccatgtgccacccCTCGCCCCTCCCTCACCATCAGGAGCAGCTCCAGCGTCTGGCAGCGCATCTCGGGCATGGAGAAGAAGCCATGGAAGATAGCTGACTGACTGCGTGCAAAGCGGAGCCGGGGTGGGCGGCGGTCCCGATCGGCCTCCAGAGTGTAGGCCAGGGCTGCAGGTGCACAGTGTGGTCAGCAAGTGACCAGGTGAGCATGCCCTCCCCCTCGCCCTGCAGCCCAGCACTCACTGATGTTCCGCCTGTAGTTGGGGTCCCCGGCACTCTGGTTGTAAGCAAAGCACAGCTCTACCTGCACACTGTTGAGGGTGGGGGACATGGAGGAGGGTCTGGTCACAGTGGGACCCAGATATCCAGGCCCTGGCTTTCACCCCCTTTCCTGGGCAAGGGGGAACAGGGCCCTTCAGGAAAAAGGCAGGGACAAAACTGGGGAGTCCACAGGGTTGGGCTGGGGTGTCCctggccccttccctccccactctcaTCAGAGCCACAGAAAACAGGGTTAGAGGGCACcaatgaggaaacggaggccctGAGAGCAGAAGGAGTTGCCTGAAGTCATTAGTCAGTTGTTGGCCCAGCCCAGTCTTGGGCAGGATCCCCAGTCCAGatctccttccccaccccgccccctgcttCCCTGCCCTGTCTCCCCCTGCCTTCTGATCCAGGACCCTCATTCACACACAGACCTTGGGGTCAGCACCATCATTATTGTAACCATCTTAGCaactaacattttttgagcacttaggGTTTATAGAGAGCCATGCTAAGGGCTATTTGTATATTATCTCACTTGATTatcacagcagccctgtgaaTTGGTTATTAACTTTGTTTTACAGGCAAGGaatctgagattcagagagattaatttgctcaaggtggctctctctccttccccacatcccATCACTTAAgtgtctttctcttccctcctcttccaggaTCTCACTCCCCAGAGCCCATCCCCACCATTGCAATGGGCatagctggaatttgaaccaggCCGTCCAGAGCTCCCACTCCCAACCACCGTGCCCTattgcccccacccccaattcacCCATTACCTCCTGCAaggagttttgctttttaatgagGTTGAGTAGGGAGGGCCATGCTTACCCAAGAATCAACCCTTTAATGGTGGGATATCAGGAGTTGCCAGGGGAGGGTTTTGGGAGAGTCTTCCCATACATCAGGAGGAATGGGTGGGCAGGGGCCTGAGGGTCTCACCAGGAGGCAGCTGTGCAGAGTGCAGGGTCCAGTACAGATGGCCTGGCCACCAAGGTCCTGTGGAGGATGTTGATGACAGGCCGGGCCCTGCATAGAAAACCCACAGACATCAATGCCTCTGGCCTGtcccaggccaggctggggtcGGGGCTCAGGTTTGCATGGACATGACGCTGAAGGTGGACAGAGCTGGGGCTCCACACAGACAGGGATGGTGGAGAGAAAGGCCCCCATCCACTGTTGCCCTGGCTCACCGCAGCAGCACGATGTGGTCTGACAGGCTCCCCACCAGCAGGTCTGGGTAGAAGTTCTCATCCACATCCATCTGCCCACTCAGGGAGTAGCCAAAGGTGGCCAAGCCAGGCAGTCCCAGCTTCTCTCCGTGTATTACCTGGAGGCAGAGGGAAGTGGTGGGGACAGGCTCTGGGGTAGGCTCCAGGGAGTGGGGCCCAGGGGGAATAGGGAGGAGTGgatgagggaaaggaggaagggccCCTCCATCCCTGTCCATCCATACCTGCTGGGGCTGTCTGAGGAGCCCCCTGGAGCTGCCGTGGTAGATGTACACTTTGCCCAAGCCCTCAAAAGGGGCTCCCACAGCAACGTCTGGGGAAGAGAGACGGTACAGGGTCACCCCGTGTACTATGGGCCCCACAGTTCCCCAACCCTGTGCTCCAGGCCACAGAGTCCAGCGTGGCATTGACCTCCCTGTCAGACAGTGCTCAGAGCATCAGGGAACAGAGCTCTGTGGCTCAGGATTAAAACTGGGACCATTGGGCGCCCAATTGCCTCTTTTATATGAGGGAAATTAGGCCCAGGAGAGggaagtgacttacccaaagtcacacagcaagttaaagTCTCTGGCAGGCCTCAACCCCAGATTTCTGACCACTGgctgttgtttgttttcccttATTGCAGTGCGTTCCTTCTCCCCCACCAACCGCCCCTCCAGACACCTGGTTCTTCTAATGACATTTACTAGCAGGGTCACAGAAGCAGGTGTTCCCCATTGGTGACTCTGCCACGCAGTTATCAAGCACTCATCTCATCCAATCCTCACAAGAGTACTGGCAGTaggtactacttttttttttttttttctcttggcagtAGGTACTACTGTCCccacttcatagatgaggaaaaagGTTCAGGaaacccaaagtcacacagctaaggaGTAGAGAAGAGGCTCTAAGcccatgtctgtctctgtgtgggGGCTGGGATTTTAATCACAACACTCTAGTGAACTTTACTTGTTAAAATGGCCAGGCTTTTTAATTCGAACCATTATTTCCACAAATAAATCCAAAACGTTTTGTCTTCTTAAACTTTCTAGTTTTCTGCTTTTGATCTGATAAGGTCTAGGTAACCAGAAAGCCAAGCTtgttagaaaaggaaaagtaagtaGGTCCTGAGTGACAACTGGGCAACTCTTCTATCAGTAAGTGCTTGGGCTTCATTAACTGGAGTTTCTAGCACCTGTTTGGTCTCTTTAGCGGcgcctctgccttcctcttggtTTTCAGGTATGTTCTGGGAAGTTGAGGTTGTCAGAGAAATGATTTACGGGTACGCCAGGTGATCCCGTGGCAACCAGGCTCAACCCCTTGATTTGTCCCTCTCCTTGATACACCAGGTCTGATTGGTCCCCAAGTCCTGCAGAGCACTAATGACATCCCCTATATCTGGGACTTCTACCTTGTCCCAGCACTTAACGTCCCACACCTGATATACTATATTCTTGATCTTAACACCCCCAGCCTTGCTCCCCACATCCATCCATCCCACATCTCCCTCCAGAATCATCTTGCAAGGTACCAAGCTATCATATCAAATCCCTGCCCCCAAATCTTTTTGGACACCCCTCTGCCATAACCCAAATATAAAGCCCTAGTTTTTCTGCCTGGCTTTCAAAGCGTCCACCCCACCCCTACactacctctccagcctcacctctgaTGTGAACAACCCACACCTACTAGATTTGAGCACATCAGGCAGGTGTACCACACTCATATTGtgccccttctcttccctccactgTGCACACTCAGCCCAGCCTTTGATGCCTGGTGGTACGTCCACTCCTCCAGGAGGTCTACCAAGCTCGCCTCTGTGGGGGCTCCCTTTGCACGCTGTGTCTCCAGCACTGCTGTGAgctccccaggcctgggccccAGCCTGTCTTCTCTTCGGACCCTGTCAAGCCTGGTATGCAGCTGGCTCTCAGTCAGTGGATGCTGGGGCAGGAGTGTTGGCTCATACCCTGGAATCCATCCTGGTTGATGTCACCGATGCTTGCCACGGAGAAGCCAAAGGCAGAGCGACTGGGGCCatgaagaaggagggaggggtgggccgGGAAGGAGGTGCCTGCCTGGTTCATGAAGACATAAATGGCACCCCCtacctcctctttcctctcaaaGTAATAGGGGGCACCCACCAGGAGGTCCTGCCACCTGCACAGGAAAGAAGAAGGTGGAGATGGGACATGCAGCATAACTCTTATTTAGCAGACACAACTGTGCCAGGCAGGGCACATGACTCTACAAATGGCACCTCTGGCCATAGGTCGTTGGAAGGACAAGGAAGTGTCATTGTGACCCGTCTAATAGAAAACACATGTGTGGAGAAGCCATGTAGACACAGATCACACCCAAACAGCCCACATCCACTAGAGCCATACAAATGACAGGCATAGACGAAGAGGTGCAAGCCTCATGAAATTGACATGCAAGCACCCAGAATCCCATAAAGTCTGATTGCAAATCAACATGCAAAATTGACTAGCAAATCCCTGCAAACAGCATGCAAAGAAATGCACAATTGCAAACCTCCATTTCTCTGCCCTGGTTTGGGCAAGCCCGCCCCCCTCACCATTCTCTTGGCCCCAGAGAAATGTCCCTGGATTCTCACCCATCATTGTTCAGGTCTGCCAGGGCAATGGCGCTGCCAAAATAGGCGCCCACCTGCCTGCCCTCCAGCACCTGCCTCCTCCGCAGGTCTCCACCTGCCTCCTGGCTCAGCAAAAAGACAGCGCCCACATGTTGGTGCCGAGGGGCACCCGTCACAATGGTGGTGTTCGTAGGGTGCAGGATGGCACTGCCCACCTGCATCGTGTAGCCTGGGAAGCGGGGAAGGTGGTCAATCAAGGCTCCAGTAAGTTTTGTCCCCTTCTACTCTGGACCCATCTCCCAATATCCCCCTATTATCTTCTATTCCTCTATTCTAAGTTGGGCAAGAAGGTGGACCTTGGATGCCCAGCCCCGAGTCCTGCCTGCACACTGGACCGTGAGCTCCACGAGGGTCATGACTCTGCATCTTGGGGGCATACAGGTGGTGGTCAATAATTGTGTGCTAGCTGAACTAAATGCCGCTAGTCGCACTGCACCCTGGCCTCACTCTTCCACCAGACACTGAAGGTGAGAGGGCCACTGagcccctttcctcctctccacccAAAGGGCCACCACAACTGGACTCACCAATGTAGAGGTTGCCTTGGTCCCCTGGGTCCTTGTAACTATATTCGGATAAATCCCAGTCCTTCCGCTGAATCATGTAGCTGTTTCCTTCACAAGGATTTGAGGAGGGGGAGTATAAGTCACCACTCCTTTCCTCCACTCTGTCCAGGCCCCCCACCTCCAGATAAGGATAATAATAACCCCTTTTATTTGTGAGTACTTTGCCATTTGCAAATCACTTCCTCTTTATTTTAACAATTCTGTGAGGTAGAATGATGacccccactttgcagatgagaaaagtgaggctcagggaTGGAGAGCTAGTTGTCCAGCTGGAATCCAGTCATCCAGGCACCCAGATACTAGATGACATTTCCCTCACCCTAGACACCAAAGCCAGACTCCACACCATTATCTCCTCCTAATCCTGCCCCCAAACTCAGGCTGCCTACCCCTACCCTGctccccagggctgctgctggAGAGTACCTGTGGCCCTGCCAAGATTCTAAAGGACCAAGGGGTGGGAGGTAAAACTAGCAGTGAGCAGAGGCCTCGGCCTCAGGCAAGCCTAGAGCTGTGACTACGCCCTGGGCTACCTGTTGGTCAAgaggacaaaataaataaatcattgcgATGTAACACAGAGCAtaagaaatatagtcaataataatgtaatcactttgtatggggacagattgTTTCTTCACTTATAGgggtgatcattttataatgtacttaaatgttgaatcactatgttgtacacctgaaactaacaaaatattgtatgtcaattatactgcaattcaaaaaaacaaaacaagattctGGGCTCCCTCTGTCTGTTGATTCTGCAATAGTTGGTGCAGTAAGGGAAAAGGGGCCACTGTTGCTACAGCCTATGTGGTGgagagaggcaggtggagggggTGTGAGCCGTCAGACTCCTGAGAGGCAGTATGTGGTGTGGCAGATACAAGCATGACTTTGGATACAAGGAAATCTCTGCAGCCCTCCCAAAAGATTGCCCTGTATGTactgacatgaaaagatgcccacaGTTTATTGATATGTGAAAAGGAAGTAGCAGAACAGTATGTTTaatgtgattttgtgtgtgtgtgtgttaagataCCTATACATTCTAAAATAAGTCTGGAAGGATCCACAAGACACTTAGCCGTATACACTGGGAAATGGGACAAGGAAGATGGGGGAGAAGAAGGgcacttttcctctttattttactGTACCATTTAGTAGTTGTACCAGgaatgtgctttattttttaagtttttaaatggtTAACCCGGAGTCAGATGGACCTGCATTCCAATACAGGTTTCAGAACTTACTGTTGGCCTTGGGTGATTTACTTCACCTccctgaggctcagttttctgtaaaatgagtataataatacTCGTATTTTAAGATTAATTACGATAATAGGCGTAAAGCCTCTGGTACCTAGTAAGCACTTTAAAATAGCAGAGGTCGAGGTAGCTGCTGATGTTGGCAAACGAATGCTCTCCTCTGCCCCCTCGTGTGGAGGCTCTGGCAGGCTGCCCCAGGGCCTAACAGGGGTGGTGGCCTctgctcctcttcccttcccccacggTCCCCACCTTTCCAGTTGTAGGCACCAGGAGCGCCGAAGTACACAGTGTTTTGGGTGAAGCCGCCGCTGGCACCCAGCTGGCACATGCCGGTCTCCAGGTAGTCGGTGTTGCTGTTGCACATCTCGTTGTGGTAGGTCTGCCAGTCATCACCGGGGTCCAGCTCCAGGTCGTTGCCCCTCACATAGCACTTGCCCACCATGCGCCGCTGGTCCTCCGACCCCGACCACAACACCTGGGTGTAGCGGTGGGCACAGACCTGGGGACCCCAgcccccacca is a window encoding:
- the ITGA3 gene encoding integrin alpha-3 isoform X3, with the protein product MGPGPSRAARVLRSMLCALALMVAASDRVASAFNLDTRFLVVKEAGNPGSLFGYSVALHRQTERQQRYLLLAGAPRDLAVPDGYTNQTGAVYLCPLTAHKDDCERMDIAEKSDPDHHIIEDMWLGVTVASQGPAGRVLVCAHRYTQVLWSGSEDQRRMVGKCYVRGNDLELDPGDDWQTYHNEMCNSNTDYLETGMCQLGASGGFTQNTVYFGAPGAYNWKGNSYMIQRKDWDLSEYSYKDPGDQGNLYIGYTMQVGSAILHPTNTTIVTGAPRHQHVGAVFLLSQEAGGDLRRRQVLEGRQVGAYFGSAIALADLNNDGWQDLLVGAPYYFERKEEVGGAIYVFMNQAGTSFPAHPSLLLHGPSRSAFGFSVASIGDINQDGFQDVAVGAPFEGLGKVYIYHGSSRGLLRQPQQVIHGEKLGLPGLATFGYSLSGQMDVDENFYPDLLVGSLSDHIVLLRARPVINILHRTLVARPSVLDPALCTAASCVQVELCFAYNQSAGDPNYRRNITLAYTLEADRDRRPPRLRFARSQSAIFHGFFSMPEMRCQTLELLLMDNVRDKLRPIIISMNYSLPLRMPERPRLGLRSLDAYPVLNQAQALENHTEVQFQKECGPDNKCDSNLQMRAAFVSELGQRLSRLQYNRDFRKLLLSIYLTNTPSRERAGEDAHEALLTLAVPPALLLSSVRPAGACQANETIVCELGNPFKRNEKMELLIAFEVTGVTLHTRELQAQLQLSTSSHQDDLSPMTLTLLVDYTLQASLSMVSHRLQSFFGGTVMGESGMKTVEDVGSPLKYEFQVGPVGEGLAALGTLVLGLEWPYEVSNGKWLLYPTEITVHGNGSWHCRPPGDLVNPLNLTLSVPGDRPPSPQRRRRQLDPGGGQGPLPVTLAAAKKAKSEIQLSCGSDHTRCVWLECQIPDAPVITNVTVQARVWNSTFIEDYKDFDRVRVASWATLFLRTSVPTINMENKTVRFSVDIDSDLVEELPAEIELWLVLVAVSAGLLLLGLIILLLWKCGFFKRARTRALYEAKRQKAEMKSQPSETERLTDDY